ATAAGGCGCTGGATCACCGGGCGGAGAAGTTGAAGAATGCCAAAGGGAAGGGGCAAAATTCCAAGACCAACATTGTTGAGAAAATCGCCGAGCTCGACAAAGCACGGGCCGAACTCAAACACGAGGACGAAGAGAGCCTGCGGGGCACGGAAAAATTTGGCAAAACGAAAACTGTGGTTGCTCCGGCAGTGCCCTTGATGGATGTCAATGCGCGGCCGGTTTATATTCCCGATTTTGAAACGCCGCGTTTTCGGTTGACACCGAAGCATTTTGCTTACGTGAAGATTGCAGAAGGGTGTAATCATCCGTGCAGCTTTTGCATCATTCCGCGCATGCGGGGATCGCACCGCAGCCGGGTGCAGGCGGACATTGTGCGGGAGGCCAAGCAGCTGATTGCTGATGGAGTGAAGGAGCTGAACCTGATTTCGCAGGATTCGACTTATTATGGATTGGATTTGCGGCCGAATCATAGTCGCAACATTGCATCGCCGGAGAAATTTAATTCGGCCGCCAAGTCGTTGCCGGCGGACGCGACAACTCTGTGCACATTATTGCGCGAGTTGAACGCCATCCCGGGAGATTTCTGGATTCGACTGCTCTACACACATCCGGCGCATTGGACCGATGAGTTAATTCAGACCATTGCAAAATGCAAGAAGGTGGCGCGGTATGTGGATATGCCGTTGCAACATATCCATGAGAACATGCTGGAACGGATGCGTCGTGAAACCTCGGAACAATACATTGTCAACCTGATCCAGCGCATTCGGGCGGGCATACCGGGAATCGCGATACGAACCACGTTCATCGTTGGTTTTCCGGGAGAAACTGAAACATATTTCAAGACGTTGTTGAATTTTATTCGCGATACGAAATTCGAGCGATTGGGAGTGTTTACCTACTCGAAGGAAGATGGCACACGGGCGGGCAATATGGAGGGGCAGCTGGCGGATAAGATCAAAAGCAAACGGCGCGAACTGGCGATGGCGGAGCAATTGAAGGTGGCGAAGCAGGTGGCGGAATCGTTTGTAGGGAAGGAACTCCGGGTATTGGTTGAAGCCGAGGCAAGCGCGAAGGAATTGAAGAATGCGAAGATCAGTTCATGGGAGCATGGATTGATTCGTGGAGAGGATAAGCAGCTGGGGCAGCTCAAAGGACGTTATTTGGTGGCACGCAGCGAGGCTGATGCGCCGGATATTGACGGGCGTGTTTATGTGCGCGGGAATTTGCCGATCGGAGAATTTGCGCAGGTGCGGGTGATTGGGCACACGGATTACGATTTGATTGCCGAGCCGATTTAAATTTCTAAAAGAAAGACTCGCGCTGGCATATACCGAATGCCAAAATTAATTTCCGGAATGGGGAAAAGAACGGGAATGAAAGGAGGCAATAAGTCTGATGAACGTGGAGACTGAAAAAGCCATGGCCTTGGGGACGAGGAACTTCGTTAGTCATTGGGTACAGGGTGCTTTTGATTTGAGGCGGCGTTGTCGGCCTTGTCGCTATCTAAGGATAGCGCCTGCGGCCTTCGCCTTGCCTCAAACCAAAATCCCTCCTGCCATCCGGAAATTTCTTTCGGCATTCGGTATAGAGCAAGGAGTGTAAACCTCATTGGATCAGTAGTTTTCATTTGCAAGGGTTGACCGACCTTCACGTGGCGTCTTTAATTAATTTCGTTATTCGGAAGTAGAACTTGTATGAACCTGCCAAATAAGCTGACCGTTTCCCGGTTCGTGCTGACCATTGCGTTTTTGGTCTGCATGTTCTCGCAGGTTCCCTACTATGCGACCCTGGCGCTTTTGTTGTTCAGCCTGGCAAGCCTCACCGATTATTTCGACGGCAAGATTGCGCGGCGGGACAAGTTGATCACCAACTTCGGTATTTTGATGGATCCACTGGCCGACAAGATACTGGTCTGCTCGGCATTTATTGCGTTCTTAGGATTGAATTGGATTCAATCGTGGATGGTGGTGATTGTGGTTGCCCGTGAACTGGCAATCACGGGGTTGCGATTGTTGGCGGCTTCGAAGAATGTGGTGTTGGCAGCGGAGCGTTACGGGAAGCATAAGACTATTTCGCAAATTGTGGCGATCATTGCCATATTGGTAGAGCATAGTTACAGGGATTGGGGGCCGGTGGGGCCGACGATTTTTGGTTTTCACATTGCCGGAAAGCCGTGGGTTGAATGGTTTATGCCGATTTCACTCTGGCTGGCGGTGGTGTTAACGTTTGTTTCGGGATGGTTGTATCTGTGGCGGAATCGGAGGCTGTACCTCGAGGACATGTAAAATGTGACCGGGCAATTGGGGTCTGGTCTTTTCGGAAATGGGTGCATACGAGATCATTCTTATTTTAGCATTGTTGCTCATACTGTTTGGTGTGAGCCGATGGTCTCGGTTTGGCAAAGGATTCAAGCGAGGCATGGAAGAATTTATCAATGCAACCGGCGAGGTAACAAAAGAGATGCAGGACGCAATGGGTTCAGAAGATCCATCAAAGAAGGACAGGCGGGACGGGCCCTCAAATGGCGCGGTGGCGAACTTTGTGCTTTGGGTGGCGCAAGGTTTTGGCAGCGGACGGATTCCCTGGGCACCGGGAACATTTGGTTCGCTGGTGGGGTTAGTATGGTTCGCGGCTTTGCTGGCGG
This DNA window, taken from Pedosphaera parvula Ellin514, encodes the following:
- the pgsA gene encoding CDP-diacylglycerol--glycerol-3-phosphate 3-phosphatidyltransferase, with protein sequence MNLPNKLTVSRFVLTIAFLVCMFSQVPYYATLALLLFSLASLTDYFDGKIARRDKLITNFGILMDPLADKILVCSAFIAFLGLNWIQSWMVVIVVARELAITGLRLLAASKNVVLAAERYGKHKTISQIVAIIAILVEHSYRDWGPVGPTIFGFHIAGKPWVEWFMPISLWLAVVLTFVSGWLYLWRNRRLYLEDM
- the rimO gene encoding 30S ribosomal protein S12 methylthiotransferase RimO; amino-acid sequence: MKSSDTNKRPVRVGLISLGCAKNLVDAEIMLGSLMKGGVEITNDATQADVVIVNTCSFIDSAQEESVDTILQSEEVREANNRGQGLIVSGCLPQRFREELPKLLPEVDVFMGIDQVAQVTEIVHKALDHRAEKLKNAKGKGQNSKTNIVEKIAELDKARAELKHEDEESLRGTEKFGKTKTVVAPAVPLMDVNARPVYIPDFETPRFRLTPKHFAYVKIAEGCNHPCSFCIIPRMRGSHRSRVQADIVREAKQLIADGVKELNLISQDSTYYGLDLRPNHSRNIASPEKFNSAAKSLPADATTLCTLLRELNAIPGDFWIRLLYTHPAHWTDELIQTIAKCKKVARYVDMPLQHIHENMLERMRRETSEQYIVNLIQRIRAGIPGIAIRTTFIVGFPGETETYFKTLLNFIRDTKFERLGVFTYSKEDGTRAGNMEGQLADKIKSKRRELAMAEQLKVAKQVAESFVGKELRVLVEAEASAKELKNAKISSWEHGLIRGEDKQLGQLKGRYLVARSEADAPDIDGRVYVRGNLPIGEFAQVRVIGHTDYDLIAEPI